In Clostridium swellfunianum, a genomic segment contains:
- a CDS encoding M20 family metallopeptidase, protein MKENLFKNIDDRSSDLIAMADYIFDNPELAFKEYKASKLLEDYLEKNGFTVERGLGSLDTAFKAVYENGTGGPNIGLLCEYDALPMGHGCAHHLQGPAIVGAAIALKELYKGKPYKLIVYGTPAEEGGGGKIKMLNEGYIKELDVALMAHGGPATQVDVKSLAASSIKVIYHGKSAHAALKPEQGRSALDALLLTFHAVEFLREHVLEDTRMHYTVVDAGGPNNVVPKTAAGSFSLRSYNSSYLKSVISRFEDIVKGAALMTGTTYEIIREKDLDSKVPVYSLNDVVMNNAKLINAPNIKPAREKTGSSDFGNVMYVIPGSCIRISFVDENASSHSQEFLDDGKSERGHAAVIYAAKILAGTAFDLIDDASKLLEVKQEFNATKAKMSLE, encoded by the coding sequence TTGAAAGAGAATTTATTTAAGAATATCGATGATAGAAGCAGTGATTTAATAGCTATGGCTGATTATATTTTTGATAATCCAGAGCTTGCCTTTAAGGAATATAAGGCTAGTAAGCTGCTTGAAGATTACTTAGAGAAAAATGGTTTTACTGTTGAGAGAGGCTTGGGAAGCTTGGATACAGCATTTAAGGCTGTGTATGAAAACGGAACTGGCGGACCTAATATAGGGCTTTTGTGTGAATATGATGCATTGCCTATGGGACATGGATGCGCACATCATTTGCAGGGACCTGCAATAGTTGGGGCTGCAATAGCACTAAAAGAATTATATAAGGGTAAACCCTATAAATTAATTGTTTACGGAACTCCCGCGGAAGAAGGCGGCGGTGGAAAGATAAAAATGCTGAATGAAGGCTATATTAAAGAATTAGATGTTGCACTTATGGCCCATGGAGGCCCTGCAACTCAGGTAGATGTTAAGTCCTTAGCTGCCAGCAGCATCAAAGTAATCTATCATGGCAAAAGCGCACATGCTGCATTGAAGCCGGAGCAAGGTAGAAGTGCATTAGATGCACTGTTGTTAACCTTCCACGCAGTTGAATTTTTAAGAGAGCACGTGCTTGAGGATACAAGAATGCATTATACAGTAGTTGATGCAGGAGGCCCTAATAATGTTGTACCTAAAACCGCAGCTGGTTCCTTCAGCTTAAGATCCTATAATTCTTCATACTTAAAATCTGTAATATCACGCTTTGAAGATATTGTGAAGGGTGCAGCACTAATGACAGGAACTACCTATGAGATTATAAGAGAGAAAGACCTTGATAGCAAGGTGCCGGTATATAGCTTAAATGATGTTGTCATGAATAATGCTAAATTAATAAATGCACCTAATATCAAGCCGGCTAGAGAGAAGACAGGCTCTTCAGATTTCGGTAATGTTATGTACGTTATACCTGGTTCATGCATAAGAATTTCTTTTGTAGATGAAAATGCCTCATCTCACTCACAGGAATTTTTAGATGATGGTAAATCAGAAAGGGGTCATGCAGCAGTGATATATGCAGCTAAAATATTAGCAGGAACTGCTTTTGACTTAATTGATGATGCTAGTAAACTGCTTGAAGTAAAGCAGGAATTCAATGCTACAAAGGCTAAGATGAGCTTAGAGTAA
- a CDS encoding EAL domain-containing protein: MKKIKLFVCIFFLVIFAAFKSSSVSAAENINILVLHSYNEGFSWTKSISKGISSIFDENSTNMNIKYDYMDLKETSNADYLDNFFNLQKMKYSHIKFDVIIASDNGAMDYLLKYGDKLFPNTPVVFCGINEINASILLNKPQYKIVKENIEVEEMIKNILSIFPNTNTFNIYGSNSASGKNDFNNIKKISNKYINEYKFNFYENTSIEKLKDTIKSSNKNTAFIFATDPFLDESECYRYINDVKDNIFKNSPVPLFSFWDFDLGYGTIGGKVTSGFYQGEEAAKIALKIINGSPLESIPQVSESPNKYMFDYTQLKNFKINQSILPKGSIIINEDYSFFQKYKKLVIVTGIFFLFLITTISLLSIIINQKRKNEIKLNNSYEELSAVYEELAATEEELRTQYEELQENEEIIRNDEERYRLAIEGANDAIWEWNLLNNSFFISEKWTEITGHDIFSNFNDIYNKYIYQLDKASAEKDLTEAIDNNKIYKSEFRVIAKDGSIKWLLNRGKLLRDSDGRAVKMAGSTTDISERKANEQQIEQIAYFDVVTNLPNRYYFMQQFEGILNSNTLFNKNSALLFLDLDEFKRINDTLGHDKGDYVLKEISIRLKASLPLNSIAGRFGGDEFLVLVPEFDNIKELEVISSNILNVFKDPFIIDGTLNYVTTSIGISIAPIDGENPEMLLKNADTAMYRAKEQGKNQYCFFSYSMGKELIKRITIENNLRPALENKEFELYYQPQVNLFTGKIEGMEALIRWNNTELGFVSPNDFIPIAEKTGLIVPIGNWVLETACRQNKIWIDNGHTYNSIAINVSSIQFIKPNFLDNVKDILTKENLPSVFLEIEITESLLMDSTEDIINKLNYLRSMGIKIALDDFGTGYSSLNYLRQLPINVLKIDKSFVQEICDNAEQRLIVDVIISLSHKLGYKVIAEGIETKEQLKLLKDMGCDIGQGYYFSKPVNAENMEALLMRNEKTTYET, encoded by the coding sequence ATGAAAAAAATTAAGCTTTTTGTCTGTATATTCTTCCTTGTAATTTTTGCAGCATTTAAAAGCAGTTCAGTAAGCGCAGCAGAAAATATAAATATATTAGTATTACATTCTTATAACGAAGGTTTCTCATGGACAAAATCAATCTCTAAGGGAATCAGTTCAATTTTTGATGAAAACTCTACAAATATGAATATAAAATATGATTATATGGATTTAAAAGAAACCTCTAATGCTGATTATTTAGATAACTTTTTTAATCTTCAAAAGATGAAATATTCTCATATTAAGTTTGATGTTATTATAGCATCCGATAATGGCGCTATGGATTATCTACTTAAATATGGTGATAAGTTATTTCCAAACACTCCCGTAGTCTTTTGCGGTATAAACGAAATAAACGCCTCTATTCTTTTAAACAAACCTCAATACAAAATAGTAAAAGAAAATATTGAAGTAGAAGAAATGATAAAAAACATTCTATCAATTTTTCCTAATACTAATACCTTCAACATATATGGAAGTAATAGTGCCTCTGGAAAAAATGATTTCAATAATATCAAAAAAATTTCGAACAAATATATTAACGAATATAAATTTAATTTTTATGAAAACACTTCTATAGAGAAGCTAAAGGATACTATAAAAAGTTCAAATAAAAATACAGCTTTTATATTTGCTACTGACCCATTTTTAGATGAGTCTGAATGTTATAGATATATAAACGATGTAAAGGATAATATTTTTAAAAATTCTCCTGTTCCTCTTTTTTCTTTTTGGGATTTTGATTTGGGCTACGGAACCATAGGAGGAAAAGTTACCAGTGGATTTTATCAAGGAGAGGAAGCTGCAAAAATTGCTCTAAAAATAATAAACGGCTCTCCTCTAGAATCCATACCTCAAGTATCTGAGAGTCCCAATAAATATATGTTTGATTATACTCAATTAAAAAACTTTAAAATAAATCAGAGCATACTTCCAAAAGGCAGCATCATTATAAATGAAGATTATTCTTTTTTTCAAAAATACAAGAAATTAGTTATTGTTACGGGAATATTTTTTTTATTTCTTATCACTACAATTTCTCTTTTATCCATAATTATTAATCAAAAAAGAAAGAATGAGATAAAACTAAATAATAGTTATGAGGAACTAAGTGCAGTTTATGAAGAACTTGCTGCCACCGAAGAAGAGCTTAGAACTCAATATGAAGAACTACAAGAAAATGAAGAGATCATAAGAAATGATGAGGAGCGCTATAGACTTGCTATAGAAGGAGCCAACGATGCCATTTGGGAATGGAACTTATTGAATAATTCTTTCTTTATCTCAGAAAAATGGACAGAGATAACTGGCCATGATATATTTTCTAACTTTAATGATATATACAACAAATACATATATCAATTAGATAAAGCTTCTGCAGAAAAAGATTTAACTGAGGCTATAGATAATAATAAAATATATAAAAGTGAATTTAGAGTAATTGCAAAAGATGGTTCTATTAAATGGCTTCTAAATAGAGGAAAGCTATTGAGAGATTCTGATGGAAGGGCTGTAAAAATGGCTGGTTCTACTACTGATATTTCAGAAAGAAAGGCTAATGAGCAGCAAATCGAACAAATAGCTTATTTTGATGTGGTTACAAATTTGCCAAATAGATACTATTTTATGCAACAATTTGAAGGTATATTAAATTCAAATACTTTATTTAATAAAAATTCAGCCTTATTATTTTTAGATTTAGATGAGTTTAAAAGAATCAATGATACTCTAGGTCATGATAAAGGGGATTATGTTTTAAAAGAAATTTCTATAAGGCTTAAAGCTTCTTTACCATTAAATTCAATAGCAGGCAGGTTTGGCGGAGATGAATTTTTAGTTTTAGTCCCAGAATTTGATAATATAAAAGAATTAGAAGTGATTTCAAGCAACATATTAAATGTGTTTAAAGACCCTTTTATTATAGATGGTACATTAAATTACGTCACTACAAGCATCGGGATCTCTATAGCCCCTATAGATGGTGAAAACCCTGAAATGCTTTTAAAAAATGCTGATACTGCAATGTATAGAGCAAAGGAACAAGGTAAAAATCAATATTGCTTCTTCAGCTACTCCATGGGAAAGGAACTCATAAAAAGAATAACCATAGAAAATAATCTTAGGCCTGCCCTGGAAAATAAGGAATTCGAATTATATTATCAACCTCAAGTAAATTTATTTACTGGAAAGATTGAAGGTATGGAGGCCTTAATTAGATGGAATAATACGGAATTAGGTTTTGTTTCCCCTAATGATTTTATACCTATAGCTGAAAAAACAGGACTTATAGTCCCTATAGGTAATTGGGTATTAGAGACTGCCTGTAGGCAAAATAAAATTTGGATAGATAATGGCCATACTTATAATTCTATTGCCATAAATGTATCCAGTATTCAATTTATAAAACCTAACTTCTTAGATAACGTAAAAGATATATTAACTAAAGAGAATCTACCCAGTGTTTTCTTAGAAATAGAAATAACAGAGAGTTTACTTATGGACTCAACTGAAGATATTATTAATAAGTTAAATTATTTAAGATCTATGGGTATAAAAATTGCCCTTGATGATTTTGGAACAGGTTACTCTTCTCTAAATTATCTAAGACAGCTGCCTATAAATGTATTGAAGATTGATAAATCCTTTGTGCAGGAGATATGTGATAACGCTGAACAAAGATTAATAGTGGATGTTATAATAAGCCTGTCTCATAAGCTTGGCTATAAAGTTATAGCAGAAGGAATAGAGACTAAAGAGCAGCTAAAACTTTTAAAAGATATGGGCTGCGATATAGGCCAAGGCTACTATTTTAGCAAACCTGTTAATGCAGAAAACATGGAAGCTTTGCTAATGAGGAATGAAAAAACAACATATGAAACATAA
- a CDS encoding LysR family transcriptional regulator, translating into MNLKEQLYICTLAEQGSISKAAKKLFLSQPALSQYISNLEKNLGTKLFIRKDNFYALTYLGEKYVEKAKEMLLLEREFKIELQNLLNGSIGRLRVGVQLRRSPYIVAQIAGYFRDNYPGIELEFKESNTAVLEAMMANDEVDILIYSCMKRRKDLNYVHILDDNLFLAVNSTSKLRRMAKWEENGDFQYIDFKDLKEETFILPQKGQSLREVSDILFEKERMVPKKIMEIRNIETIMNLVSANFGVGFNRASYINYMSHIKNVEYYKVPHNGVNSELVIAYSKVSATITNFEEIVNSIKNIFSEKV; encoded by the coding sequence ATGAATTTAAAGGAACAACTCTATATCTGTACTTTAGCTGAGCAAGGAAGTATTTCAAAGGCAGCAAAAAAGTTATTTCTTTCCCAGCCTGCCTTAAGCCAGTATATCAGCAATTTAGAAAAGAATTTAGGCACTAAATTATTTATAAGAAAAGATAATTTTTATGCACTTACCTATTTAGGTGAGAAGTATGTTGAGAAGGCAAAGGAAATGCTTTTGCTGGAACGGGAGTTTAAAATAGAACTGCAGAATCTGTTAAATGGCAGTATTGGAAGGTTAAGAGTAGGAGTACAGCTGAGACGCTCCCCATATATTGTAGCTCAAATTGCGGGTTATTTTAGAGACAACTATCCAGGCATAGAATTGGAATTTAAAGAATCAAATACAGCTGTGCTTGAAGCTATGATGGCCAATGATGAAGTGGATATACTCATTTATAGCTGCATGAAAAGAAGAAAAGATTTAAACTATGTGCATATTTTAGATGATAATTTATTCCTGGCTGTTAATTCAACTAGCAAGCTTAGAAGAATGGCAAAATGGGAGGAAAATGGTGATTTTCAATATATAGATTTTAAGGATTTAAAGGAAGAAACCTTTATTTTGCCTCAGAAGGGGCAGAGTTTAAGAGAAGTTAGTGATATTTTGTTTGAAAAAGAAAGAATGGTTCCTAAAAAAATTATGGAAATAAGAAATATTGAAACCATTATGAATCTGGTTTCAGCAAACTTTGGAGTTGGTTTTAACCGAGCTAGTTATATAAACTATATGTCACATATAAAAAATGTGGAATACTATAAGGTGCCGCACAATGGAGTAAATTCAGAATTAGTTATAGCTTATTCAAAGGTTTCAGCAACAATTACAAACTTCGAGGAAATCGTTAATTCAATAAAAAATATATTTAGTGAAAAAGTATAA
- a CDS encoding histidine phosphatase family protein: MAQFYLVRHGQPDYSPCNERGYIGHGKDLAPLSKEGIAQALATALDPRLKSADIIVSSPYTRALQTAAIISQKTNIDITVEMDLHEWMPDLTFQLRAFEECLDLTKDFNNHKGIYPNGETRRWEDLNSLRSRVKKVADKYANYNKVIMVCHEMVIRTLTYAERIAPGEIIECHYEIGKSDELYSFT, translated from the coding sequence ATGGCACAATTTTATTTAGTTAGACATGGACAACCAGATTATAGCCCATGTAATGAAAGAGGATATATAGGACATGGCAAAGATTTGGCGCCTTTATCAAAAGAAGGTATAGCACAAGCATTGGCAACAGCATTAGACCCGAGATTAAAAAGTGCAGATATTATTGTATCTTCCCCATATACAAGGGCTTTACAGACTGCTGCAATTATTTCTCAAAAGACAAATATTGATATAACAGTAGAGATGGACTTACATGAATGGATGCCTGATTTAACCTTTCAATTACGTGCATTTGAAGAATGTTTAGACTTAACAAAAGATTTTAATAATCATAAAGGTATCTATCCTAACGGAGAGACAAGACGATGGGAAGACTTAAATTCATTAAGAAGTAGAGTTAAAAAGGTTGCTGATAAGTACGCTAATTATAATAAAGTGATAATGGTATGCCATGAAATGGTTATAAGAACATTGACATATGCAGAAAGAATTGCACCTGGTGAAATAATTGAGTGTCATTATGAAATAGGAAAAAGTGATGAACTTTATTCTTTCACATAA
- a CDS encoding phosphotransferase enzyme family protein, producing MEKDIRDDIIKKIISELAERYAIRHDDLESITGGYQNLIFEFVQNDKPHIFRISDSVTRSEEMIKSELEWCIYLFEHGVPLSRPLKSTAGHLTETVYRDGIKMTATLFEKAPGRKMAYPEYLNNVEVFKRLGQITGKIHKASKNYNSPNIKRNNWFQNYYLTNLYKYVPETEINIRNAYEDLMKKLNLLNCNQNSFGLIHGDINVGNFCISDNQITLFDFDECQYSWFVEDIAIQLFYTVYVFGDDSINERQEMADKFMSNFMSGYNSENYLDSYWIEKIPEFLKLRELIVYIGIYKKWKLNNLSEWQRDYYNQSTNRIKSGISLVDYRDNWNKLSI from the coding sequence ATGGAAAAGGATATTAGAGATGATATTATAAAAAAAATAATAAGCGAATTAGCGGAGAGATATGCTATAAGACATGATGACTTAGAGTCCATTACAGGTGGTTACCAGAATTTAATTTTTGAGTTTGTTCAGAATGACAAGCCGCACATTTTTCGAATATCAGATTCTGTTACTCGTAGTGAAGAAATGATTAAAAGTGAACTTGAATGGTGTATTTATCTTTTTGAACATGGAGTTCCGTTATCAAGACCACTAAAATCTACAGCTGGACATTTAACGGAAACAGTTTATAGAGATGGAATTAAAATGACTGCAACTTTATTTGAGAAAGCACCAGGTAGAAAAATGGCATATCCAGAATATCTAAATAATGTTGAAGTGTTTAAACGGTTAGGTCAAATAACAGGAAAAATTCATAAAGCATCTAAGAACTACAATTCTCCAAATATCAAAAGAAATAATTGGTTTCAAAACTATTATTTAACAAACCTCTACAAGTATGTTCCCGAAACTGAAATTAATATAAGAAATGCATATGAAGATCTAATGAAGAAGTTAAATTTGCTAAATTGTAACCAAAATTCGTTTGGACTTATTCATGGTGATATCAACGTAGGTAACTTTTGTATTTCAGATAATCAAATAACTCTTTTTGATTTTGATGAGTGTCAGTATAGTTGGTTTGTAGAAGATATAGCAATACAACTATTTTATACTGTATATGTGTTTGGAGATGATTCAATAAATGAACGTCAAGAAATGGCGGATAAATTTATGAGTAATTTTATGAGTGGATACAATAGTGAAAACTATTTAGATAGTTATTGGATTGAAAAAATTCCAGAATTCTTAAAACTTAGAGAGTTAATTGTTTATATTGGAATATATAAAAAGTGGAAGCTTAATAATTTAAGCGAATGGCAAAGAGATTATTATAATCAAAGTACTAATAGAATAAAGAGTGGAATTTCATTGGTTGATTATAGAGATAACTGGAACAAATTATCAATATGA
- a CDS encoding YfcC family protein has product MSDTKIVQDVKKKKSFKMPHSLVVIAFIVVAAVIATWIIPAGEYARIKNAAGKQVIDPLSFKLIARSPVNFFKLGYFAISGYIGTADLIFVILLSGAAFNVIVASGALQSLIAMVSRKFASKETIFIPIVTLIFGLICTTQGVNTFIGFAPVMVMFARSLGFDSVVGAGIILLGGAVGFSTGTLNVNTTIVAQNIAGLAPYSGIGYRAFCFVVFYIVTNIYLIRYAKKIRVNPELSVMYDLDLVNETNKSEAEEFNKPMDTRKWLVITTLFVFLGVIVYGGVKLDWDLKETASVFIWMGIAAGVLAGFTPSKIAKCMVEGAKKMIGAALIIGLARSVSSVLTEGKIMDTCIYGMAQVLGFLPSYVQGAAMYIANLIMNLFITSGSGLANTVMPLFVPLADLVGLTRQSAVLAFNFGDGFGNYVLPTSTALMGILGAANIPYDRWMKFMWRLFLIWVGVGCVLMVVAQIINYGPM; this is encoded by the coding sequence ATGAGCGATACCAAGATAGTACAGGATGTAAAAAAGAAAAAAAGCTTTAAAATGCCGCACTCATTAGTAGTTATTGCATTCATTGTAGTGGCAGCAGTCATTGCTACCTGGATAATACCAGCAGGGGAATATGCCAGAATAAAAAATGCTGCTGGAAAACAAGTAATTGACCCCCTATCCTTTAAGCTTATAGCTAGATCACCTGTTAACTTTTTTAAACTAGGTTATTTTGCAATTAGCGGTTACATTGGCACAGCAGATCTTATTTTTGTTATTTTGCTCTCGGGAGCGGCCTTCAATGTAATCGTAGCCAGTGGTGCACTGCAGTCGCTTATTGCCATGGTTTCAAGAAAGTTTGCATCAAAGGAAACAATATTTATTCCTATAGTTACTTTGATATTTGGTTTAATTTGTACAACCCAAGGAGTTAATACCTTTATAGGCTTTGCTCCAGTAATGGTAATGTTCGCTAGGTCCTTAGGCTTTGACTCTGTTGTAGGAGCCGGAATTATACTTTTAGGTGGTGCCGTAGGATTTTCAACAGGAACCTTGAATGTCAACACTACTATTGTTGCCCAGAATATAGCGGGTTTGGCACCATATTCAGGCATAGGCTACAGAGCTTTTTGCTTTGTTGTGTTCTATATAGTAACTAATATTTATCTTATCAGATACGCAAAGAAAATAAGGGTTAATCCAGAATTAAGTGTAATGTACGACTTGGACTTAGTTAATGAAACAAACAAGTCTGAAGCTGAAGAATTTAACAAGCCAATGGATACAAGAAAGTGGCTCGTAATAACTACACTGTTTGTATTTCTTGGTGTCATAGTTTATGGTGGAGTAAAACTTGATTGGGATTTAAAAGAAACTGCTTCAGTATTTATTTGGATGGGTATAGCAGCGGGTGTTCTTGCTGGCTTTACACCAAGCAAGATTGCTAAATGCATGGTAGAGGGAGCTAAAAAAATGATAGGTGCAGCACTTATTATAGGACTAGCTCGTTCAGTTTCAAGTGTACTAACTGAAGGTAAAATAATGGATACATGTATTTATGGCATGGCTCAGGTGTTAGGATTTTTACCATCTTATGTACAGGGAGCGGCGATGTATATAGCAAACCTCATAATGAATTTATTTATAACTTCAGGAAGTGGACTAGCAAATACTGTTATGCCTCTATTTGTACCTTTAGCAGACCTTGTAGGCCTTACAAGACAGTCAGCAGTTTTAGCCTTTAACTTCGGTGATGGCTTTGGAAACTATGTTCTGCCTACATCAACAGCACTTATGGGTATACTTGGCGCAGCAAATATACCATATGACAGATGGATGAAATTTATGTGGAGACTATTCCTTATATGGGTAGGAGTTGGATGCGTTTTAATGGTAGTTGCACAAATAATAAATTATGGTCCTATGTAA
- a CDS encoding DUF4256 domain-containing protein, giving the protein MKERFEKNMNRHEGLEWDKVQAKLEATME; this is encoded by the coding sequence TTGAAAGAACGTTTTGAGAAAAACATGAACCGTCATGAAGGTCTTGAGTGGGATAAAGTGCAAGCAAAGTTGGAAGCTACTATGGAGTAA
- a CDS encoding DUF4352 domain-containing protein, whose translation MKFKLGIILILSFLLFGCGNSNLTSEQKGILSAKFNKLSPHELGMFEDMVRKKDLTESDKKRLKSYVDSNFSNDEVLKKDYYAIIDGTKASSNTQKNSDTPKQPENSKATTPTDQSEDNYKKGVEAYKNQQYDKAIEYLGKVSASSKYASEAYNVASEAYKKMPITNDTIKNKGQFFLNKWNIVDVINYRLNSVQAYTSLNGHNAAEGRVFLVLDISVKNMSGQGKPADGYGDAKNINIDAKTTFRLYDRDKHIYMNTQIESHSLNGKLSSGSEVRGEVVYEIPISIGSYYLDTMMGDYKHTLGLVLK comes from the coding sequence ATGAAGTTTAAACTAGGTATTATTTTAATATTAAGTTTTTTACTTTTTGGGTGCGGTAATAGTAATCTCACATCTGAACAAAAGGGAATACTATCCGCTAAATTTAATAAATTATCGCCTCATGAACTTGGTATGTTTGAGGATATGGTTAGAAAAAAGGATTTGACTGAAAGTGATAAGAAAAGGTTAAAAAGTTATGTTGATTCGAATTTTTCAAATGATGAAGTACTTAAAAAAGATTATTATGCAATTATAGATGGTACTAAAGCTTCATCAAATACCCAGAAAAATAGTGATACACCAAAGCAGCCTGAAAATAGTAAAGCTACAACCCCCACGGATCAATCAGAAGATAACTATAAGAAGGGTGTAGAGGCCTATAAAAATCAGCAATATGATAAAGCCATAGAATATTTGGGGAAGGTTAGTGCTTCGAGTAAATATGCTAGTGAAGCTTATAACGTTGCATCAGAGGCATATAAGAAGATGCCAATAACTAATGATACTATAAAAAATAAAGGTCAATTTTTCTTAAATAAATGGAATATAGTTGATGTTATAAACTATAGATTAAATTCGGTGCAGGCATATACATCATTAAACGGGCATAATGCTGCTGAAGGAAGAGTATTCCTTGTATTAGACATATCTGTTAAGAATATGTCCGGACAAGGAAAGCCTGCTGATGGTTACGGTGATGCCAAAAATATCAATATCGATGCTAAGACAACCTTTAGGTTGTACGACAGAGATAAACATATTTACATGAATACGCAAATAGAGAGTCACTCTTTAAATGGTAAGCTGTCTTCGGGTTCTGAAGTTAGGGGAGAAGTAGTTTACGAAATTCCGATTAGTATTGGGAGCTATTACTTAGACACTATGATGGGCGATTATAAACATACATTAGGATTAGTGTTAAAATAA
- a CDS encoding helix-turn-helix transcriptional regulator: MRADRLISILMLLQINKKLTASELAEKLEVSIRTIYRDIDALSGIGVPIAAEKGVNGGITLLGDYKTSLTGINKNELMSLLIPTSDKILEDLGVENLKYSTLLKILGDSAPNEVKEIENIQNYIYIDMHTWNKTNTTVNTDILSILQNAIWNSKSLKILYRKANETKEVDVNPLGLVCKRSIWYLVAINNDIIKTYKVTSIESAFLMDYTFVRPEDFNLKSYWNTSTSNFKSLIPKHTFTFKINPNILNPIKERQFITITETIVKDNEIYLKITFEAIWQGIEFAFGYGKDIEIIEPIEAILEIKKKALEVVALY; this comes from the coding sequence ATGAGAGCAGACAGATTAATTTCTATACTGATGCTATTGCAAATAAATAAAAAATTAACTGCTTCTGAATTAGCAGAAAAACTTGAGGTTTCTATAAGAACTATTTACAGAGATATTGATGCACTTAGCGGTATTGGAGTTCCTATTGCTGCTGAGAAAGGTGTAAATGGCGGAATAACTCTTCTAGGAGACTATAAAACCTCACTTACCGGAATAAACAAAAACGAGCTTATGTCTCTATTAATTCCAACTAGTGATAAAATTTTAGAGGATTTAGGCGTGGAAAACCTTAAATATTCTACACTTCTTAAAATTTTAGGAGATTCTGCCCCTAATGAAGTAAAAGAAATCGAAAATATTCAAAATTACATTTATATAGATATGCATACTTGGAACAAGACTAACACTACAGTAAATACAGATATTCTTTCTATATTACAAAATGCTATATGGAACTCTAAATCATTAAAGATACTCTACAGAAAAGCAAATGAAACAAAAGAAGTAGATGTAAATCCACTTGGCTTGGTTTGCAAGCGAAGCATTTGGTATTTAGTTGCTATAAACAACGACATAATTAAAACCTATAAGGTTACCTCTATTGAGTCTGCATTCTTAATGGATTATACCTTTGTTAGGCCAGAGGACTTTAATCTTAAAAGCTACTGGAACACTTCTACCAGCAATTTTAAAAGCTTAATTCCTAAACATACTTTTACCTTCAAAATTAACCCTAATATCTTAAATCCTATAAAAGAAAGACAATTCATAACTATTACTGAAACTATTGTTAAAGATAATGAAATTTATCTTAAAATAACTTTTGAAGCAATATGGCAGGGCATAGAATTTGCTTTTGGATATGGCAAGGATATTGAAATTATTGAACCTATTGAAGCTATCCTTGAAATTAAGAAAAAAGCACTAGAAGTTGTTGCTTTATATTAA
- a CDS encoding dihydrofolate reductase family protein, whose amino-acid sequence MKRKVILHLAVSLDGYIASEDGSYDWIVGDGDAALNTENKLNFDKFLEDVDIVVMGKNCYDQNMHNEYKNKKVYVATSQKLENQDNLHFISGDIVKIIQEEKEKEGKDIFLFGGGKLIDSFVKADIIDEYIIGIVPIILGKGRPLFLGNNPTIKLHLYEYVIEEGITILKYSKRKTEDSSI is encoded by the coding sequence ATGAAAAGAAAAGTTATTTTACATTTAGCAGTAAGTTTGGATGGTTATATTGCATCAGAGGATGGCAGCTATGACTGGATAGTTGGAGATGGGGACGCTGCATTAAACACTGAAAACAAGCTCAATTTTGATAAATTTCTAGAAGATGTTGACATAGTAGTTATGGGCAAAAATTGTTATGACCAAAATATGCATAATGAATATAAAAATAAAAAAGTATATGTAGCAACATCACAAAAACTTGAAAATCAGGATAATCTCCATTTTATAAGCGGAGATATAGTTAAGATAATACAAGAAGAAAAAGAAAAGGAAGGTAAGGATATATTCCTATTTGGTGGTGGAAAGCTTATAGATAGTTTTGTTAAAGCTGATATTATCGATGAATATATTATTGGAATAGTTCCAATAATTTTAGGCAAAGGAAGACCTTTATTTTTAGGAAATAATCCGACAATAAAGCTGCATCTATATGAGTATGTTATAGAAGAGGGTATCACTATTTTAAAATATTCAAAAAGAAAAACTGAAGATAGTAGCATATAA